Proteins co-encoded in one Corynebacterium lujinxingii genomic window:
- a CDS encoding Maf family protein: protein MRLVLASQSPSRRMLLEQGGVRPVLRPAHLDEDAVVATLGDVSPAETVAALARAKASTVVGEFPDDVVVGCDSMLLLDDELLGKPHTVDETVRRWKTQRGKQAQLLTGHAVAYRGEWVVDTVTTTIRFGDVSDADIEAYARSGQPLECAGAFTLEALGSWFIDSIDGDPTSVIGLSMPLLRRILYRFGLDASDFWQPQP from the coding sequence ATGCGGCTGGTTCTGGCCTCACAGTCGCCGTCGCGGCGCATGCTGCTCGAGCAGGGCGGGGTGCGACCAGTGCTGCGGCCAGCGCACCTCGACGAGGACGCGGTCGTCGCCACGCTCGGCGACGTCTCCCCCGCCGAGACCGTCGCCGCGTTGGCGCGCGCGAAAGCCTCGACGGTGGTCGGCGAATTCCCCGACGACGTCGTGGTCGGCTGCGACTCGATGCTGCTGCTTGACGACGAACTGCTGGGCAAACCCCATACCGTCGACGAGACCGTCCGCCGCTGGAAAACCCAGCGCGGCAAACAAGCACAGCTGCTTACCGGCCACGCCGTGGCGTACCGCGGCGAGTGGGTCGTGGACACCGTCACCACCACCATCCGCTTCGGCGACGTGTCCGACGCCGACATCGAGGCCTACGCCCGCTCCGGCCAACCGCTGGAATGTGCCGGCGCATTCACCCTCGAGGCGCTCGGCTCCTGGTTCATCGACTCCATCGACGGCGACCCCACCAGCGTCATCGGCTTGTCCATGCCGCTGCTGCGCCGCATTTTGTACCGCTTCGGGCTGGATGCCTCCGATTTCTGGCAACCCCAGCCGTAG
- a CDS encoding acyl-CoA carboxylase subunit epsilon: MDIQIVKGNPTEAELQALTEVLLQLQRERKQAGVQPDANMWGAPHPATAFNPHAFDSAAYF, encoded by the coding sequence GTGGACATTCAAATAGTCAAAGGAAACCCCACCGAAGCGGAACTTCAAGCGCTGACCGAAGTGCTGCTGCAGCTGCAGCGCGAGCGCAAGCAGGCCGGTGTGCAGCCCGACGCGAACATGTGGGGTGCGCCCCACCCGGCGACGGCGTTCAACCCGCACGCGTTCGACTCGGCGGCGTACTTCTAA
- a CDS encoding acyl-CoA carboxylase subunit beta encodes MSSSKPDMTTTAGRIQDLRNRLDEAQAPLGQDAIDAVHDAGGTTARERVLSLLDDATFVETDALAKHRVEAYKMDKSKPSTDGVVTGYGLIDGRRVCVFSQDPTIFDGQIGEVYCEKILKIYDLATKTGVPLIGIYDSTGPRWKEGIVTAHMQAQILRAATRASGVIPQIAVVAGDVASLAATTVPLADITVMAEGASLHVTTADIVGKVSGAETTTDELGGTAVHAAETGLAQLTAASATEAVDLARAVVGYLPLNNKAASPLGAESAGTDTDLDTFMPDDDNQPYDVLDILAAVTDGDFFELSAGFAGSVITGFAHVGGRAVGVIATQPSVLAGCLTRDSTRKAARFIRTCDAFNLPIVQVVDSPGFVPSVDEERSGSAAGAAALAYAFAEAQVGTITVVTRKALGPAYALLGSKGLGADLVFAWPTAQIALADAPTAADAIGTDEAAWAEENLNPYVATERGLVDAVIEPSTTRTRVLEGLRLLERKVAYPAQKKHGNIPL; translated from the coding sequence ATGAGTTCATCCAAACCCGACATGACCACCACGGCGGGCCGCATCCAGGATCTGCGAAACCGCCTGGATGAGGCGCAGGCGCCGCTCGGTCAGGACGCGATCGACGCCGTGCACGACGCCGGCGGCACCACTGCGCGCGAGCGTGTGCTTTCACTTCTCGACGACGCCACGTTCGTCGAAACAGACGCCCTGGCCAAGCACCGCGTCGAGGCGTACAAGATGGACAAGTCGAAGCCGTCCACCGACGGTGTGGTCACCGGCTACGGCCTGATCGACGGCCGTCGGGTGTGCGTGTTCTCCCAGGACCCGACAATTTTCGACGGCCAGATCGGCGAGGTCTACTGCGAGAAGATCCTGAAGATCTACGACCTTGCCACCAAGACCGGTGTGCCGCTGATCGGCATCTACGACTCGACCGGCCCGCGCTGGAAGGAAGGCATCGTCACCGCGCACATGCAGGCGCAGATCCTGCGCGCCGCCACCCGTGCTTCCGGCGTGATCCCGCAGATCGCGGTCGTGGCCGGCGACGTCGCCTCGCTCGCTGCCACCACGGTCCCGCTGGCAGACATCACCGTCATGGCCGAGGGCGCGTCCCTGCACGTGACCACCGCGGACATCGTGGGCAAGGTCTCCGGCGCCGAAACGACCACCGACGAGCTTGGTGGCACCGCCGTCCACGCTGCGGAGACGGGCCTGGCGCAACTGACCGCTGCCTCCGCGACCGAGGCTGTGGACCTGGCACGTGCGGTCGTCGGTTACTTGCCGCTGAACAACAAGGCCGCCTCCCCGCTCGGCGCGGAATCCGCCGGCACCGACACTGACCTGGACACGTTCATGCCAGACGACGACAACCAGCCCTACGACGTCCTCGACATCCTCGCCGCCGTGACCGACGGCGACTTCTTCGAGCTCTCCGCGGGCTTTGCCGGCTCCGTGATCACCGGATTTGCGCATGTGGGCGGCCGCGCGGTGGGTGTCATCGCCACGCAACCGAGCGTTCTGGCTGGTTGCCTGACCCGCGACTCCACGCGCAAGGCCGCACGGTTTATCCGCACCTGCGACGCGTTCAACCTGCCGATCGTGCAGGTCGTGGACTCCCCGGGCTTCGTCCCGTCCGTGGACGAGGAGCGCTCCGGCTCGGCTGCCGGCGCCGCCGCGCTCGCCTACGCGTTCGCCGAGGCGCAGGTGGGCACAATCACCGTGGTCACCCGCAAGGCACTCGGCCCGGCGTACGCGCTGCTCGGCTCGAAGGGTCTCGGCGCCGACCTGGTGTTCGCGTGGCCCACGGCGCAGATCGCGCTTGCCGACGCCCCCACCGCCGCCGATGCCATCGGCACCGACGAAGCGGCCTGGGCCGAGGAGAACCTCAACCCGTACGTGGCCACGGAGCGCGGCCTTGTCGACGCCGTCATCGAACCGTCCACCACCCGCACCCGCGTCCTCGAAGGCCTGCGCCTCCTCGAACGCAAGGTCGCCTACCCGGCGCAGAAGAAGCACGGCAACATCCCGCTGTAA
- a CDS encoding ATP-binding protein: MTYLRRTLDDELDLLMLHLPAIAIDGPKGVGKTDTARRRANAAWYLDDPEMRSVAEADFSLSSAPQGTLLIDEWQHLPQIWDSVRRQVDRGATPGRFLLTGSATPVNAEGSHSGAGRIYSLRMRPMAIHERGVTEPTCSFTSILNGFTDFSGMTGLEVGDYAKLIVGSGFPAIAAADPTIQMMMLDSYLERIIDRDIPDAGYEVRRPESLRSWLRAYAAATSTTTAYSRLLDATTGGQTEQPNQKTTLAYREHLAKIWLLDPVPGWVPENNELKRLQQGPKHHLADPALAARLLGITPSALLSNRAAHMFGPLFESLCALTLRVLAQADRAKVYHLRSNAGEREVDFIIEGPEREVVGVEVKLKPNIEDSDVRHLLWLRDRIPDRVSNLMVLTTGKQAYVRRDGVIVMPLALLGR; encoded by the coding sequence ATGACTTACCTTCGGCGTACGCTTGACGACGAGCTTGATCTGCTCATGCTCCACCTCCCCGCCATCGCCATCGACGGCCCCAAAGGCGTAGGCAAGACCGACACTGCAAGACGACGTGCCAACGCCGCCTGGTATCTGGATGACCCGGAGATGCGAAGCGTCGCCGAAGCTGACTTTTCTCTCTCTTCAGCGCCGCAGGGCACGCTGCTTATCGACGAATGGCAGCACCTTCCCCAGATATGGGATTCTGTCCGCCGGCAAGTGGATCGCGGCGCTACCCCAGGGCGGTTCCTCCTGACTGGATCAGCTACTCCCGTTAATGCGGAAGGGTCGCACTCGGGCGCCGGCCGGATCTACTCGTTGAGGATGCGACCGATGGCCATTCACGAGCGTGGGGTGACGGAACCTACGTGCAGCTTCACCAGTATTTTGAATGGGTTTACAGATTTCTCCGGAATGACCGGCCTGGAGGTCGGTGACTACGCCAAGCTCATTGTCGGCAGCGGTTTTCCTGCTATTGCTGCCGCCGACCCCACAATCCAGATGATGATGCTGGACTCCTACTTGGAACGCATCATTGACCGCGACATTCCCGATGCCGGGTACGAAGTCCGCCGCCCCGAGTCACTTCGGAGCTGGTTGCGCGCATACGCTGCGGCGACGTCGACCACCACGGCCTACTCCAGGCTGCTCGACGCCACGACAGGTGGCCAGACGGAACAACCAAACCAAAAGACCACGCTCGCCTACCGGGAGCATCTTGCGAAAATCTGGCTGCTCGACCCTGTCCCGGGGTGGGTTCCGGAAAACAACGAATTGAAACGGCTCCAGCAAGGCCCGAAGCACCATCTCGCCGACCCCGCTCTGGCAGCACGTCTTCTCGGCATCACCCCGTCCGCCCTGTTAAGCAACCGCGCGGCCCACATGTTTGGTCCGCTCTTCGAATCCCTTTGCGCGCTCACGCTCCGGGTGCTGGCACAGGCAGACAGGGCGAAGGTGTACCACCTCAGATCCAATGCAGGAGAGCGGGAAGTCGACTTCATCATCGAGGGCCCCGAAAGAGAAGTGGTCGGAGTCGAGGTCAAGCTAAAACCAAACATTGAAGACTCCGACGTACGACACCTCTTGTGGTTGCGCGACCGCATCCCCGACCGCGTGTCCAACCTCATGGTCCTCACCACAGGAAAGCAAGCGTATGTGCGTCGTGACGGTGTCATCGTCATGCCTCTCGCCCTGCTCGGCAGGTAG